From the genome of Marixanthomonas ophiurae, one region includes:
- the ruvB gene encoding Holliday junction branch migration DNA helicase RuvB, translating into MNENLDPTGDNLSPQEIDLEKKLRPLSFDDFTGQDQALENLQIFVQAANLREEALDHTLFHGPPGLGKTTLAHILAHELEVGIKVTSGPVLDKPGDLAGLLTNLEDRDVLFIDEIHRLSPIVEEYLYSAMEDYKIDIMIETGPNARTVQINLNPFTLIGATTRSGLLTAPMRARFGISSRLQYYTTELLTSIVQRSSGILNIPISMEAAIEIAGRSRGTPRIANALLRRVRDFAQIKGNGKIDIEISKFALKALNVDAFGLDEMDNKILTTLIDKFKGGPVGISTIATAVSESPETIEEVYEPFLIQQGFIVRTPRGREVTEAAYRHLGKTKQGTQGGLF; encoded by the coding sequence ATGAATGAAAATCTTGATCCTACTGGCGATAATCTTTCCCCTCAAGAAATTGATCTGGAAAAAAAACTAAGACCACTTAGCTTTGACGATTTTACAGGCCAAGATCAAGCCTTGGAAAACCTTCAGATTTTTGTGCAAGCCGCCAATCTACGTGAAGAAGCGTTAGACCATACGCTATTTCATGGCCCTCCTGGCTTAGGCAAAACCACATTAGCTCATATTTTAGCTCATGAACTGGAAGTTGGGATTAAAGTTACCTCAGGTCCGGTATTGGATAAACCTGGAGATCTTGCCGGTTTATTGACCAATCTTGAAGACCGGGATGTGTTGTTTATTGATGAGATTCACCGGTTAAGTCCTATTGTTGAAGAGTATCTCTATTCAGCAATGGAGGATTATAAAATTGATATTATGATTGAAACGGGTCCTAACGCTCGGACGGTTCAAATTAACCTAAATCCATTTACGCTAATAGGGGCCACAACGCGTTCAGGATTATTAACGGCCCCTATGCGAGCTCGTTTTGGTATTTCATCCAGGCTTCAATATTACACTACTGAATTGCTTACTTCTATCGTTCAGCGAAGCTCTGGAATATTGAACATTCCTATTTCCATGGAAGCAGCGATTGAAATTGCTGGAAGAAGTAGAGGAACACCACGTATTGCTAACGCCTTGTTACGAAGGGTGCGAGATTTTGCACAAATAAAGGGAAATGGGAAAATCGATATTGAAATATCAAAGTTTGCATTAAAAGCATTGAATGTTGATGCTTTTGGTTTGGATGAAATGGACAATAAAATTCTCACGACTTTAATAGATAAGTTTAAAGGCGGTCCAGTAGGGATATCGACTATTGCTACGGCTGTTTCAGAAAGTCCTGAAACTATTGAAGAGGTTTACGAACCTTTTTTAATACAGCAGGGGTTTATCGTAAGAACACCGCGTGGTCGAGAAGTAACAGAAGCAGCTTACAGACATCTGGGAAAAACCAAACAGGGAACGCAGGGAGGTTTATTTTGA